The following proteins are co-located in the Eublepharis macularius isolate TG4126 chromosome 5, MPM_Emac_v1.0, whole genome shotgun sequence genome:
- the PPP1R15B gene encoding protein phosphatase 1 regulatory subunit 15B — protein sequence MEPSREREPASPCPPSLPQPQPDAPFSWLRLFSQLLQRLLPSPATSDLLLEAEARATAREPSLPLWGPAELAPLLVRHHFGLVSSSFVLSGAEESPLPRPLSASWEELPEAQHIRSKLPEILQRLQQRGSKAGPEVPDPDYGYHSLEEEQPRESGAPREPAESSVDDRQPAQEGTGPGNMRGPPAGGDLCEEAGAEAGPVPEEDSDLEQDLWPAAARPACANKLIDYILGGACSGEESEAEEEEDDWGGDEEDDDGFDSEGSLSESDTASQDGERTHLWNSFCSLDPYNPQNFTAVIQTAGNEVKKEPLGEPNRVEDVEDSSSWTESSGEEDEWESSGLDEAENLKLWNSFCNLEDPYNPFNFKAQFQTAGKKGKHDFKGPTEMCLGLSQQSVYLSCQVHVLDNHEPEIKETVKHGILSTEKCMKKKKKVTFLEEVTEYYVSSEEDRKGPWEELARDGCRFHKRIQETENAIGYCLTMEHRQQIIQRIQEMCYRNLDVF from the exons ATGGAGCCCAGCAGGGAGCGGGAGCCGGCCAGCCCTTGCCCGCCCTCTCTGCCGCAGCCCCAGCCCGACGCCCCGTTTTCGTGGCTGCGGCTCTTCTCGCAGCTGCTGCAGCGCCTCCTGCCCAGCCCGGCCACCTCCGATCTCCTCCTGGAGGCCGAGGCCCGCGCGACCGCCCGGGAGCCCTCCTTGCCCCTGTGGGGGCCCGCCGAGCTCGCGCCGCTTCTGGTCAGGCACCACTTCGGCCTGGTCTCCTCCTCCTTCGTGCTGAGTGGCGCCGAGGAGAGCCCGCTGCCTCGGCCCTTGAGCGCGTCTTGGGAGGAGCTGCCCGAGGCCCAGCACATCCGCTCCAAGCTGCCCGAGATCTTGCAACGCCTGCAGCAGCGGGGCAGCAAGGCGGGGCCGGAGGTGCCAGATCCCGATTATGGCTATCATagcttggaggaagagcagccgCGGGAGTCCGGGGCGCCGAGAGAGCCCGCGGAGTCGTCGGTGGATGACCGCCAACCAGCGCAAGAGGGGACGGGCCCCGGAAACATGCGCGGGCCTCCCGCTGGGGGGGATCTCTGTGAGGAGGCGGGGGCCGAGGCCGGACCCGTCCCCGAGGAGGACTCGGATTTAGAGCAAGACTTGTGGCCGGCGGCGGCCAGGCCGGCGTGTGCTAACAAACTCATAGATTACATCCTGGGGGGCGCCTGCAGCGGGGAGGAAAGCGAggcggaggaagaggaggatgactGGGGTGGGGACGAGGAGGACGATGATGGGTTTGATAGTGAAGGCTCCCTTTCGGAATCTGATACGGCCAGCCAGGATGGGGAGAGGACGCATTTGTGGAACTCCTTTTGTAGCCTAGATCCTTACAACCCTCAGAACTTCACGGCTGTTATTCAGACTGCTGGGAACGAAGTCAAAAAAGAGCCTCTCGGTGAGCCAAATAGGGTAGAGGATGTGGAGGATTCTTCCTCTTGGACGGAAAGTTCTGGGGAGGAAGATGAATGGGAGTCTAGTGGCCTAGATGAAGCTGAAAACTTGAAGCTATGGAACTCTTTCTGTAATTTAGAGGACCCTTATAATCCTTTCAACTTTAAGGCGCAGTTTCAGACTGCAGGAAAGAAAGGGAAGCACGACTTTAAAGGACCAACAGAGATGTGCCTTGGTCTCTCGCAACAGAGTGTCTATCTTAGTTGTCAGGTGCATGTACTTGATAACCATGAGCCTGAGATTAAGGAAACTGTGAAGCATGGTATCCTTTCTACAGAAAAGtgcatgaagaagaagaaaaag gTGACTTTCTTAGAAGAAGTTACTGAGTATTATGTGAGCAGTGAGGAAGATCGCAAAGGACCTTGGGAAGAACTTGCACGTGATGGGTGCAGATTCCATAAACGAATTCAAGAAACTGAAAATGCTATTGGGTACTGCTTAACAATGGAACACAGGCAGCAAATAATACAAAGGATCCAGGAAATGTGTTACAGAAACCTTGATGTTTTCTAG